A stretch of the Aegilops tauschii subsp. strangulata cultivar AL8/78 chromosome 4, Aet v6.0, whole genome shotgun sequence genome encodes the following:
- the LOC109767392 gene encoding protein CUP-SHAPED COTYLEDON 2 yields MEEGLPPGFRFHPTDEELITYYLSRKVSDFSFATRAIADVDLNKCEPWDLPSKASMGEKEWYFFSMRDRKYPTGIRTNRATESGYWKTTGKDKEIFHGGRLVGMKKTLVFYGGRAPKGEKTSWVMHEYRIQNKFPYKPNKEEWVVCRVFKKSQIVKMRHPQDSPDMDSPCNDAHASLGELGEIDVSSILGSFTPASANAPGDNFGHRIDMGAYMNWLAAANQGAAAMLPWAAAAAPGLLGTVFSANPAMQKALAPFAGCSQLPRDVGGDALFGNAMAKVDMECEQPPQLEMHESTWRTF; encoded by the exons ATGGAGGAGGGCCTTCCCCCGGGGTTCCGGTTCCACCCGACGGACGAGGAGCTCATCACTTACTACCTCAGCCGCAAGGTCTCCGACTTCTCCTTCGCCACCCGCGCCATCGCCGACGTCGATCTCAACAAGTGCGAGCCATGGGACCTTCCAA GCAAAGCTAGCATGGGGGAGAAAGAGTGGTACTTCTTCAGCATGCGCGACCGGAAATACCCGACCGGCATCCGCACGAACCGGGCAACCGAATCCGGCTACTGGAAGACCACCGGCAAGGACAAGGAGATCTTCCACGGCGGCAGGCTCGTCGGCATGAAGAAAACCCTAGTCTTCTACGGAGGCAGGGCTCCCAAGGGCGAGAAGACCAGCTGGGTCATGCACGAGTACAGGATCCAGAACAAGTTCCCATACAAACCCAACAAG GAGGAATGGGTGGTGTGCAGGGTGTTCAAGAAGAGCCAGATAGTGAAGATGAGGCACCCACAGGACAGCCCCGACATGGACTCCCCGTGCAACGACGCCCACGCCTccctcggcgagctcggggagatCGACGTCTCCTCCATTCTCGGCAGCTTCACCCCAGCCAGCGCGAACGCACCCGGCGACAACTTCGGCCACCGGATCGACATGGGCGCGTACATGAACTGGCTGGCGGCAGCAAACCAGGGCGCGGCCGCCATGCTCCCCTGGGCTGCTGCGGCGGCGCCGGGGTTGCTCGGCACCGTTTTCTCTGCCAACCCCGCCATGCAGAAGGCGCTGGCGCCGTTCGCCGGGTGCAGCCAGCTGCCGAGAGACGTCGGCGGTGATGCCTTGTTCGGGAACGCCATGGCGAAGGTGGACATGGAGTGCGAGCAGCCGCCGCAGCTGGAAATGCACGAGTCCACATGGAGAACCTTCTGA